One stretch of Glycine soja cultivar W05 chromosome 7, ASM419377v2, whole genome shotgun sequence DNA includes these proteins:
- the LOC114418977 gene encoding uncharacterized protein LOC114418977, producing MGVTKPHVLMLLIIMVVSIAEKPSVIEGRALSLISGQGYSKIFATLGLVCKCCDGVGGACTSTWTESCNNLQCLPWKSH from the exons ATGGGTGTGACTAAGCCTCATGTGCTTATGCTGTTGATCATCATGGTTGTCTCAATTGCAGAGAAACCATCAGTAATAGAAGGAAGGGctctttccttgatatctggtCAAG GGTACTCAAAGATTTTTGCAACGCTTGGACTTGTATGCAAGTGTTGTGATGGGGTTGGAGGTGCCTGCACTAGTACATGGACAGAATCTTGCAATAACTTGCAGTGTTTACCTTGGAAATCACACTAG